One window from the genome of Thermocladium sp. ECH_B encodes:
- a CDS encoding 30S ribosomal protein S9, producing the protein MAQTVKGIKVVIAVGKKKTAIAKAIVKQGIGRVRINGVPVEIWPIEMARLKMMEPLTLAGKLSSQVDIXVSVSGGGFMGQASAVRMAIARGLLEYFQDQNLYRLFSVYDESMIKGDHRRTEPKKPGLKHARSKRQKAYR; encoded by the coding sequence ATTGCCCAAACAGTTAAGGGCATAAAGGTAGTCATAGCTGTAGGCAAGAAGAAGACCGCCATAGCGAAGGCCATTGTGAAGCAGGGAATTGGGAGGGTTAGGATTAATGGTGTTCCAGTGGAGATTTGGCCCATTGAGATGGCTAGGCTAAAAATGATGGAGCCCCTTACTCTAGCCGGGAAATTATCTAGCCAAGTTGATATCGANGTATCGGTGTCTGGCGGCGGCTTCATGGGGCAAGCATCGGCGGTAAGGATGGCTATTGCGAGGGGTTTACTGGAGTACTTCCAGGACCAGAATCTATATAGGTTGTTCAGCGTCTACGATGAATCCATGATAAAGGGAGACCATAGAAGGACTGAGCCCAAGAAGCCTGGGCTAAAGCATGCACGCAGCAAGAGGCAAAAAGCATACAGGTAA